From a single Nostoc sp. MS1 genomic region:
- a CDS encoding Mo-dependent nitrogenase C-terminal domain-containing protein — protein MMSTITVTFISVLNLLLQPIRQWLESLEIASPKLARRICTLIPASCPFEREIKVGDRTLIHIPPLCKLNPLYEQLVEIRFKALMYLADECGEDVTQFC, from the coding sequence ATGATGTCTACTATCACAGTTACATTTATCTCTGTACTCAATCTACTACTGCAACCCATCCGCCAGTGGTTGGAATCTTTAGAAATTGCCAGTCCCAAATTAGCGCGTCGAATTTGTACACTTATTCCTGCTAGCTGTCCATTTGAACGAGAAATTAAAGTAGGCGATCGCACTCTCATTCACATCCCACCCCTATGTAAACTCAATCCTCTTTACGAACAGTTAGTCGAAATCCGATTTAAAGCCTTAATGTATTTAGCAGACGAATGTGGAGAAGATGTCACGCAGTTTTGCTAA